ATCGCCATAGAGCCTCTTTAGGGTGCCTTTTACCTCTTTGCTCCATTCCTTGAATTTGGGATGTTGACGATCAAACCCTTCATGTTTCAGGGTATCGATCTCATCCCTCAGCCTCTGTAGTCTCTGTCGATCTTCTTCCCTGGTCATAATCAATGCCTGAAAGACCTTTGGCCGGTAAAGACCATGGTGACAGGAGGATTGGCCTCATTGCAGGCCTCAATAGACTCGAAATCCCTCTCCGACCCCCCGGGCTGAACAATCCCTGATACCCCCTCCTTGATCCCCACATCCACCCCATCACGGAAGGGAAAAAAGGCGTCGGAGACCATAATGGCCCCCTTAATCCCCCCCCTCTCCTCCTTCACCTGATTATCTATCTCCTCCTTCTGCACTAGGTCTCTCTTACCCTCTTCGATCTCCCGCTCAAACACCTTGTAAGGGATCCCATATCTCTGGAAACAGAGGGCATCGGCATACTTGGTATAGGCCTTGAAAACGGCGATCTCCGCCACACCCACCCGGTCCTGTTCCCCCGTACCAATACCCACGGTGGCTCCATTCTTCACGTAGAGCACGGAATTGGAGGTCACCCCCTGCTCCACACACCAGCCGAAGATCATATCATCATATTCCCTCTCGGTGGGAAACCTGACTATCCGATACTCCTTCCCCTGATAGAAGGCAACAGCGGGTTTTAAATCCTCTTTGGAGGATACCACATTGACGGGGGACTGTTGGACGATGATCCCCCCATCAATAAGGGATTTGAAGTCGATAAACCTGGCGGTTCGATACCGCTGCAGCCCTTCTATCCTCCCTATTTTGATGACCCTGAGGTTCTTTCTCCTCCGCAAGATCTCCATGGTCCCTTCTTCGTAGTCGGGGGCTACCACCACCTCCAAATAATTTTGACCCATCAACTCGGCAGTGCTCTTGTCCACAGGACGATTGAAGGCCACGCACCCACCGAAGGCGGCGATCCTGTCAACCATATTAGCCCTGTTATAGGCCTCGGCCAAAGTCTCCCCATAGGCTACTCCGCAGGGGTTGTTGTGCTTCATAATGCAGGCCGCTGGTGCCTTGGCGAGGAACTTCAAGATATTCAGGGCGTTATCAACATCTGTCATATTGATCTTGCCCGGGTGTTTGCCCACCTGTAACATATCATCCTCGGTAATGGCACTGACTAAACCATTGCCCGGTTCGATGAATTTGCAATCACCCAGAACCAAATTTCCATTGACCAGTTCATAAAGGGCCGCCTCCTGCCCGGGGTTCTCACCATACCTGAGCCCTTTCTCGATGAGTTCCTCCGTGCGCTCATCGGGGATCTTCCAGGTGCGTTTTCGATACACCAGGGTTTGATCCCCGAACTTGATGACCAACTCCCCGGGGAAGTGATCGTCCATAATGGTCCGGTAGGCCTTCTTATAGTCCTCCATTTGCCTTCCTCCTCACTTCTTCCTCTACCACCTCTACCAAGGTGGTTTCATCGAGCCCCTGAAGCTTGAATAGGTCCCCGGACTTCCCAGAAGCACCGTAAGAGGTGATCCCCATCTTTCTGAGGCGCACCTGCCAGCCCTCCTCGGCCAGGATGTTTCCCACCCTACTCCCCAATCCAGTATCTATATGGTGA
The nucleotide sequence above comes from Deltaproteobacteria bacterium. Encoded proteins:
- a CDS encoding IMP cyclohydrolase; the protein is MEDYKKAYRTIMDDHFPGELVIKFGDQTLVYRKRTWKIPDERTEELIEKGLRYGENPGQEAALYELVNGNLVLGDCKFIEPGNGLVSAITEDDMLQVGKHPGKINMTDVDNALNILKFLAKAPAACIMKHNNPCGVAYGETLAEAYNRANMVDRIAAFGGCVAFNRPVDKSTAELMGQNYLEVVVAPDYEEGTMEILRRRKNLRVIKIGRIEGLQRYRTARFIDFKSLIDGGIIVQQSPVNVVSSKEDLKPAVAFYQGKEYRIVRFPTEREYDDMIFGWCVEQGVTSNSVLYVKNGATVGIGTGEQDRVGVAEIAVFKAYTKYADALCFQRYGIPYKVFEREIEEGKRDLVQKEEIDNQVKEERGGIKGAIMVSDAFFPFRDGVDVGIKEGVSGIVQPGGSERDFESIEACNEANPPVTMVFTGQRSFRH